The sequence below is a genomic window from Sulfolobales archaeon.
TGGAATGCCCGAAATGCTAAGAGTAACCGCAGCAATAGTCGGCGCAGGCCTTGAAAACGTGGCAATGGTTACAGATGGGAGATTCAGCGGAGCCACAAGAGGCCCAATGGTGGGCCACGTAGCCCCAGAGGCAGCGGTTGGAGGACCAATAGCTGTTGTAGAGAATGGAGATAGAATAGTCATTGATGTTGAAAACCGGAGGCTAGACCTCTTAGTACCCGAAGACGAGATTAAAAAGAGGCTAAAGAACTGGGTTCCAAAGCCCCCAAGATATAGAACTGGGTTACTAGCTAAATACGCCTCATTAGTTTCCCAAGCATCAAGAGGAGCCGTAACACTCCCAATACAATAAAATAAAAGGTAGATCATAGGTTGTGTAGAACTAATATTTTTCAAGACATATCGAACCTAATATAGATTTACTTTAATTAACTCCCTCCTAATACCGCCGGCATCTTCCCACCATGATACAAAATATCTAGCTCTGGCTCTTCGAGCCTCTAACTTGTAGCTCAACTATTTAAAATCACTAGCCTCGGTTCCTAATGTTAAACTCTTAAGCCGAATCACCTCTTATGAGTTAGCGTGTGCATTAATAGTGCTAGGGAGATTGCTATTGATATTGATATCGCATAGCCGATCGATCTTATATCGGGATTTGATGTTATAAAGATCAATAGCTGTAGCAGGCCCCCGATAGAGCTAGAGAAGAGCACAGCCCCTAGACCGAAGATCCTTGCCTCCCCGTGGTAGTATCTAGCAATATATGTATTTATCGAGACATCAAGAAAAGGATATAGAGGGATCTGCCAGGCTAGTAGAACAAAAATACCTTCGCCCATTGCGAAGAGCCAGTATATAGATAGATATCCCATGCCGATCACCATTAATAAATAGATTGGGTTATATCTATCTGATAGAATACCTGCAAGGATCCTAGCGGGCGCTGATAAAATAGACGTCAAACCCCCAAAGAATATTGCAAATAATACGTATCTAGAGGAATCATTAATCCCTGGGAAAACCCTAGCGATCTCCGCATCTATCCTATATGGTGCTATTGAGTATAGAAGCTCTCTGGAGAGGACTATTAGCGAATATGATGCTAGTACATATATGAGGGGATATATATTTTCAGATATGCCAAGCTCATTCCCATATACGCTACCCCGCTCAGCGTTATATTCTCTAGATTGATACAGTTTAAAATATATTGAATATGATAATATATAGAATATAGAAATAGATATTAACACTAATGGTATTCCCCCTATACTGCGGAGGATACCTGAGCAAATAGATCCTATGCTATATCCAATACTAGAGCCAACTGTGAAGAAGCCATAAGCTATACCTGGTTTATCTCCACCATAACCCATAATAGCAGATACTATTATGGGCCATGAGAGAGCCCAAGGCAAGTTGGAGGAGCTAAGGATTATAGAGAGAAGATATGGATCTTTAACATAGATAGCAATAATAGGTGGTACAGCACCTAGAAAGCCCAGAAATATTAGTTGCCTCGCACCAAGAATCCTAGAGAGTCTTCCTGCAAAGATAGCAAATAACATATAGAGCCACTCCAACCCAGCTATAAATAAGATAATACCTGCGCCTCCACCTAGCTCTACAGATAGATAGTGGCGTGTGGAAACAAAGTAAAGCCCCCATGTCATATTGGTGAGAAATATTGCCAACAAGTAGTAGAGTCTCCGGGATCCCCTATACAACATGGTATAAGCTCCAACACCTAATGTAGCCACTACCTAATATTCTAGCCCCTCCTCCGTCACAATGCATTTACAA
It includes:
- a CDS encoding MFS transporter, whose translation is MLYRGSRRLYYLLAIFLTNMTWGLYFVSTRHYLSVELGGGAGIILFIAGLEWLYMLFAIFAGRLSRILGARQLIFLGFLGAVPPIIAIYVKDPYLLSIILSSSNLPWALSWPIIVSAIMGYGGDKPGIAYGFFTVGSSIGYSIGSICSGILRSIGGIPLVLISISIFYILSYSIYFKLYQSREYNAERGSVYGNELGISENIYPLIYVLASYSLIVLSRELLYSIAPYRIDAEIARVFPGINDSSRYVLFAIFFGGLTSILSAPARILAGILSDRYNPIYLLMVIGMGYLSIYWLFAMGEGIFVLLAWQIPLYPFLDVSINTYIARYYHGEARIFGLGAVLFSSSIGGLLQLLIFITSNPDIRSIGYAISISIAISLALLMHTLTHKR